A stretch of Gemmatimonas aurantiaca T-27 DNA encodes these proteins:
- a CDS encoding EscU/YscU/HrcU family type III secretion system export apparatus switch protein has translation MAESESGGEKTEEASGKRLEEAREKGQIAKSPEFATAAFLLGFLLVFSFTGPQLWRFLLDTMGTSLATAGDSEHMGAGLIPWMQVISFRTIVAMLGAVAAMAVVAVAVQAAQTGGLLTTKTLAPKFERLNPMSNAGRILGKQSIVELAKALLKMMIVGYAVYMTVSDAWPDLQALALNASPMALLEVVQKYGFALIKNAGMMFLVLAMADYGYQRWKTMEDLKMTKQEVKEEHKSQEGNPEVKGRRRAIARERIRRQMFAAVPKADVIIVNPVHIAIAIKYDPNVAPAPYVVALGERKIAQRIKELAFQHGVPVIENKPLARALIKVAKVGTVIPVEMYLAVAEVLAFVMRQRERYGAKWRGTVAA, from the coding sequence ATGGCTGAAAGCGAATCCGGCGGAGAGAAGACAGAAGAAGCCTCTGGCAAACGACTGGAGGAAGCGCGCGAGAAGGGGCAGATCGCCAAAAGCCCCGAGTTTGCCACCGCCGCCTTCCTCCTCGGATTTCTCCTCGTCTTCTCGTTCACGGGCCCCCAGCTCTGGCGCTTTCTGCTGGATACCATGGGCACCTCGCTGGCCACCGCCGGCGATAGCGAACACATGGGCGCGGGACTCATCCCCTGGATGCAGGTCATCAGCTTCCGTACCATCGTCGCCATGCTCGGCGCCGTCGCGGCCATGGCGGTCGTGGCCGTGGCGGTGCAGGCCGCGCAGACCGGTGGTCTGCTCACCACCAAGACCCTCGCGCCCAAGTTCGAGCGTCTCAATCCGATGAGCAACGCCGGGCGCATCCTCGGCAAGCAGTCCATTGTCGAGCTCGCCAAAGCGCTGCTCAAGATGATGATCGTCGGATACGCCGTGTACATGACGGTGTCCGATGCCTGGCCCGATCTGCAGGCGCTGGCACTCAATGCCTCACCGATGGCACTGCTCGAGGTCGTGCAGAAGTACGGCTTCGCCCTGATCAAGAATGCCGGCATGATGTTCCTGGTCCTCGCGATGGCCGACTACGGCTACCAGCGCTGGAAGACCATGGAAGACCTCAAGATGACCAAGCAAGAGGTCAAGGAAGAGCACAAGTCGCAGGAAGGCAATCCGGAAGTGAAGGGACGCCGCCGGGCGATCGCCCGCGAGCGCATCCGCCGGCAGATGTTTGCCGCGGTACCCAAGGCCGACGTGATCATCGTGAACCCGGTGCACATCGCCATTGCCATCAAGTACGACCCAAATGTCGCCCCGGCCCCGTACGTCGTGGCCCTCGGCGAGCGCAAGATCGCCCAGCGCATCAAGGAGCTGGCCTTCCAGCACGGCGTGCCGGTCATCGAGAACAAGCCGCTGGCCCGGGCCCTGATCAAGGTCGCCAAGGTGGGCACGGTCATTCCGGTGGAGATGTACCTGGCGGTGGCGGAAGTGCTCGCCTTTGTCATGCGCCAGCGCGAACGGTACGGCGCCAAATGGCGTGGCACGGTCGCTGCATAG
- a CDS encoding flagellar motor switch protein FliM yields MTSETLSQTDIDRLLGGASRGNAAASAGLDVQVYDFRRPHRVSKERLRTLEAMYERLVKGFEAWLISRVRGQIEVRLQSVEQFSFGEFTLSLPMPCSSYIFDIAGTGQKGVIDVGPEFSTYIVDRLFGGEGTGSALTRALTPIERMAVRNVADKITGLLQEIWQDHVAMDLNITGFESSPEILQVVNREDPVLVANVEVNTGSVSSLLLLCLPFSVLDKFFTSNGQQRLALLNTNEQEREATRQRSEAALRATKVPLTARLPDFQLSMRDLAQITEGSVIPTAIPKDARVLIRAGTQERFIGHAGRVNGNLAVRIVDALPSVSTPDSRTSA; encoded by the coding sequence ATGACTTCGGAAACGCTCAGTCAAACCGACATCGATCGCCTGCTTGGCGGCGCCAGCCGCGGCAACGCGGCCGCATCCGCGGGGCTCGATGTGCAGGTGTACGACTTCCGTCGTCCGCACCGCGTCTCCAAGGAGCGCCTGCGTACGCTGGAAGCGATGTACGAACGTCTCGTGAAGGGATTCGAAGCGTGGCTCATCTCGCGCGTGCGCGGCCAGATCGAAGTGCGCCTGCAGAGCGTCGAGCAGTTTTCGTTCGGCGAATTCACGCTGTCGCTGCCGATGCCTTGCTCGTCGTACATCTTCGATATCGCCGGCACGGGTCAGAAGGGCGTGATCGATGTCGGCCCCGAATTCAGCACCTACATCGTCGACCGTCTGTTCGGCGGCGAAGGCACGGGCTCGGCGCTCACGCGCGCCCTCACGCCGATCGAACGCATGGCGGTACGCAACGTCGCGGACAAGATCACGGGCCTCCTCCAGGAGATCTGGCAGGATCATGTCGCGATGGATCTCAATATCACCGGCTTCGAATCGTCACCGGAAATTCTGCAGGTCGTGAATCGCGAAGACCCGGTACTGGTGGCGAACGTCGAAGTGAACACCGGGAGCGTGAGCAGCCTGTTGTTGCTGTGCCTTCCGTTCTCGGTGCTCGACAAGTTCTTCACGTCGAATGGTCAGCAACGCCTCGCGTTGCTCAACACGAACGAACAGGAACGCGAAGCGACCCGGCAGCGCAGTGAAGCCGCCCTGCGCGCTACGAAGGTGCCGCTCACCGCGCGCCTGCCCGACTTTCAGCTCTCGATGCGCGATCTCGCGCAGATCACCGAAGGGAGTGTCATCCCGACGGCTATCCCGAAGGACGCCCGCGTGCTCATCCGCGCCGGCACGCAGGAACGGTTCATCGGCCATGCCGGTCGTGTGAACGGCAATCTCGCGGTGCGCATCGTCGATGCGCTGCCCTCTGTTTCGACCCCTGACTCCCGGACCTCCGCATGA
- a CDS encoding flagellar biosynthetic protein FliQ, with translation MSHQIVIDLTRDAIMTALMVSAPLLLLALGVGLIIAIIQSVTQIQEQTLVFVPKLILVGGAFIVGLPWLMQIMIKFTTQIIRGIPAMVG, from the coding sequence TTGTCACACCAGATCGTCATCGACCTGACCCGCGACGCCATCATGACCGCCCTCATGGTCTCGGCGCCGCTGCTCCTGCTGGCGCTCGGGGTCGGTCTCATCATCGCGATCATCCAGTCGGTCACTCAGATCCAGGAGCAGACGCTGGTCTTTGTGCCCAAGCTCATCTTGGTCGGCGGTGCCTTCATCGTCGGCCTGCCCTGGCTGATGCAGATCATGATCAAGTTCACCACCCAGATCATTCGCGGCATTCCCGCGATGGTCGGCTGA
- the flhA gene encoding flagellar biosynthesis protein FlhA translates to MTSAALPIPANSAGAKKAEIAIALVVVLFIALIVVPLPPVLLDLCLAASIGLSLVVLLVSLQTTNPLDFSSFPALLLLLTLFRMGLSVSSTRLILSEAHAGKVIEAFGQFVIGGNYAVGIVIFLILTGINFIVITKGAGRIAEVAARFTLDAMPGKQMAIDADLSAGLIDEKEARTRRDEIARTADFYGAMDGASKYVKGDAILGILVVIVNIVGGIFIGVIQRGMEIGKAASTYTILTVGDGLVTQVPALIISTAAGLMVTAATNNDKMGAVLSKQLGNHPRAMWVAAGVLGSFALIPGLPMFPFLAMAAGAALLARTATKAETRRLELATISAPVEMEELPPPPDPMRDLLQIDPIELEVGYALIPLIDEGQGGDLLERISLLRKQAALELGILIPAIRIRDDIRLPANEYVIKLRGSEVARAEVLPRFLMALNTGSVVAEIDGMETVDPSFGMPARWVASARRTEAEALGYVVVEPTTVVATHLLETLKLSASELLGRQEVQEMVETLKKSHPALVEEIIPGKVSLSVLHRVLQRLLRERVPIRDLVTILEALGDGAESTRDPEALTEVARRALTNVIARLFADQTGTVRGITIGGRLESALVGLFSPRSSQPNAPMLTPESLAAMLRDLNHLATTYAVDGRPLPLITPPSLRVGVRRLIEPVLPSLPVISLAELPAQITLSSVTTWEMSNG, encoded by the coding sequence ATGACCAGCGCTGCGCTCCCGATTCCGGCAAATTCTGCCGGGGCAAAGAAGGCGGAAATCGCCATTGCCCTGGTGGTGGTGCTGTTCATCGCCCTTATCGTGGTACCCCTGCCGCCGGTGCTGCTCGATCTCTGCCTCGCGGCGAGCATCGGACTGTCGCTGGTGGTACTGCTGGTCTCGTTGCAGACCACCAACCCGCTCGATTTCAGCAGTTTTCCGGCGCTGCTGCTCCTGCTGACGCTCTTCCGCATGGGGCTCAGCGTGTCGTCGACACGTCTGATTCTCTCCGAGGCGCACGCCGGCAAGGTCATTGAAGCCTTCGGTCAGTTCGTCATCGGCGGCAACTATGCGGTCGGTATTGTCATCTTCCTGATCCTGACCGGCATCAATTTCATCGTCATCACCAAGGGTGCCGGGCGCATCGCGGAAGTGGCCGCGCGCTTCACCCTCGATGCGATGCCCGGCAAGCAGATGGCGATCGACGCCGATCTGTCGGCCGGCCTGATCGACGAAAAGGAAGCTCGCACGCGCCGCGACGAAATCGCGCGCACCGCCGACTTCTACGGCGCCATGGACGGCGCCTCCAAGTACGTGAAGGGCGACGCGATCCTCGGCATTCTCGTCGTCATCGTCAACATTGTGGGCGGCATCTTCATCGGTGTCATCCAGCGTGGCATGGAGATCGGCAAGGCCGCGAGCACCTACACCATCCTCACGGTGGGTGACGGCCTCGTCACGCAGGTGCCGGCACTGATCATCAGCACCGCGGCCGGCCTCATGGTCACGGCCGCCACCAACAACGACAAGATGGGCGCGGTGCTGAGCAAACAGCTCGGCAATCACCCGCGCGCGATGTGGGTCGCTGCCGGCGTGCTCGGTTCGTTCGCGCTCATCCCCGGCTTGCCGATGTTTCCGTTCCTGGCCATGGCTGCCGGTGCCGCGCTGCTGGCGCGCACCGCGACCAAGGCCGAGACGCGTCGCCTGGAACTGGCGACGATCAGCGCACCGGTGGAAATGGAAGAATTGCCGCCACCGCCCGATCCGATGCGCGATCTGCTGCAGATCGATCCCATCGAACTCGAAGTGGGTTACGCGCTCATCCCGCTCATCGACGAAGGCCAGGGCGGCGACCTGCTCGAACGCATCTCGCTGCTGCGCAAGCAGGCCGCACTCGAACTCGGCATTCTCATCCCGGCCATCCGCATTCGCGACGACATCCGGCTGCCGGCCAACGAATACGTCATCAAGCTGCGTGGCTCCGAAGTGGCGCGCGCCGAAGTGCTGCCGCGCTTTCTGATGGCGCTCAACACCGGCAGTGTGGTGGCTGAGATCGACGGGATGGAGACCGTGGATCCGTCATTTGGGATGCCCGCGCGCTGGGTGGCGTCGGCCCGCCGCACGGAAGCGGAGGCCCTTGGCTACGTGGTGGTGGAACCCACCACGGTGGTCGCCACGCATCTGCTCGAAACGCTCAAGCTCAGCGCCTCCGAACTGCTCGGTCGTCAGGAAGTGCAGGAGATGGTCGAGACGCTCAAGAAGTCGCACCCCGCACTCGTGGAAGAAATCATCCCGGGCAAGGTGTCGCTCAGTGTGTTGCACCGTGTGTTGCAGCGTCTGCTGCGCGAGCGTGTGCCCATTCGCGATCTCGTCACGATCCTCGAAGCGTTGGGCGACGGTGCGGAGTCCACGCGCGATCCCGAAGCGCTCACCGAAGTGGCGCGCCGGGCCCTCACCAACGTCATTGCGCGGTTGTTCGCCGACCAGACCGGTACGGTGCGTGGCATCACCATCGGTGGTCGTCTCGAATCGGCACTCGTCGGATTGTTCTCGCCGCGCTCGTCGCAGCCGAACGCACCGATGCTCACGCCGGAATCGTTGGCTGCCATGCTGCGCGACCTCAATCATCTCGCCACCACGTACGCCGTGGATGGCCGTCCGTTGCCGCTCATCACCCCGCCGTCGTTGCGCGTGGGCGTGCGGCGCCTCATCGAACCTGTGCTCCCGAGCCTGCCGGTGATTTCACTCGCGGAACTGCCCGCGCAAATCACGCTCAGCAGCGTGACCACCTGGGAGATGTCCAATGGCTAA
- a CDS encoding flagellar basal body-associated FliL family protein, whose amino-acid sequence MSSEQPQAEAAPSKPKLPILIGMVAVGLAVGGGTGAALLGPMVAKKMGKTTPIVAAAHADSGAEGAEGEHGEAAAGGEHGGAEGKEAGAAASVLLLENLVLNPAGSGGSRFLLLSVAIEAGKATALEQFKARDAELRDIILTALGTKTVDELTDISKREIFKTELQAAVDGRFGKQTVKRLYFPQFVVQ is encoded by the coding sequence ATGTCCAGCGAACAGCCCCAAGCCGAAGCCGCCCCGTCCAAGCCCAAGTTGCCGATCCTGATCGGCATGGTGGCGGTCGGCCTCGCTGTTGGTGGCGGCACGGGTGCCGCCCTCCTCGGTCCGATGGTCGCCAAGAAGATGGGCAAGACCACGCCCATCGTCGCGGCCGCCCACGCCGACAGCGGCGCAGAAGGCGCCGAGGGCGAGCATGGAGAGGCAGCCGCTGGTGGCGAACACGGTGGCGCGGAAGGCAAGGAAGCAGGCGCAGCGGCTTCGGTGCTGCTTCTGGAGAACCTGGTCCTCAATCCGGCGGGTAGCGGTGGCAGCCGCTTCCTCCTGCTGTCCGTCGCCATCGAGGCCGGCAAGGCTACGGCGCTCGAGCAGTTCAAGGCCCGCGACGCCGAGTTGCGCGACATCATCCTGACCGCATTGGGCACCAAGACGGTGGACGAGCTCACGGACATCTCGAAGCGCGAAATCTTCAAGACAGAGTTGCAGGCCGCGGTGGATGGCCGCTTCGGCAAACAGACCGTGAAGCGCCTCTACTTCCCGCAGTTCGTCGTGCAGTAA
- the fliP gene encoding flagellar type III secretion system pore protein FliP (The bacterial flagellar biogenesis protein FliP forms a type III secretion system (T3SS)-type pore required for flagellar assembly.) encodes MLIAGMGIVAALAFVLGLGALCVYALKRWGTGALRPRSRVPVEVVQRVQLGPKTGLAVVRVGEKVMALSVGEGGVRQLFELDEADRQRVIATSTVPQLQISSAEATAAFAPATPASMASTFGTMLGRAIKQQPLMAPIVAPVAEAPVIASVTPAVSAPKPFSMAEPVEVPRFLTAPATTSTGAINTYGPRATMANVAMASVSADRDFRSMLGVSLSGATRLVVFAVAMITMAAPVLHAQAASQGAQQGAQQGAQRPVVQPPAAPVAPTVAPAGAGAATQTARPAAAAATPSLQPPVAPRTLDAPPLVPADRRNTRASSSARGGITNATAKAQSSTAAAQPPREGNGAATTNRGTSAPRPMSQMITTPVQEPNNKAAAASPAPIAADDAIMRMMPQMDVQLGGSGEDGGLRLNGTVGIVVMMGLLTLLPTLMLMMTGFTRILIVLQFLKQAMGTQSAPPGALLAGMALLLTGFVMGPTLSEVNRTAITPWLDGQITQVEMMKTGVQPLRTFMLKQTRQSDVETFVKLSRMPQPNTVDDVPLHVLMSAFVASELRTAFQIGFAIYLPFIIIDAVVASVLMSMGMFMLPPAMISLPFKLLLFVLVDGWSLTITSLVQSFK; translated from the coding sequence ATGCTGATCGCCGGAATGGGCATTGTTGCCGCACTTGCTTTCGTGCTGGGCCTGGGCGCGCTGTGCGTCTATGCGCTCAAGCGCTGGGGCACGGGTGCGCTCCGTCCGCGTTCACGGGTGCCGGTGGAGGTGGTGCAGCGTGTGCAGCTTGGTCCCAAGACTGGGCTCGCCGTGGTGCGCGTGGGTGAGAAGGTGATGGCACTCAGCGTCGGTGAAGGTGGTGTACGCCAGTTGTTCGAACTCGATGAGGCGGATCGCCAGCGAGTGATCGCCACGAGCACCGTGCCACAACTGCAGATTTCGAGCGCGGAAGCCACGGCGGCCTTTGCTCCGGCAACGCCGGCGAGCATGGCCAGCACATTTGGCACCATGCTGGGACGCGCGATCAAGCAGCAGCCGTTGATGGCGCCCATTGTGGCGCCGGTGGCCGAGGCGCCGGTCATCGCATCCGTGACGCCGGCGGTATCGGCACCGAAGCCGTTCTCCATGGCTGAGCCGGTGGAGGTGCCACGTTTTCTCACGGCACCGGCCACGACCAGCACGGGCGCGATCAACACGTATGGTCCGCGGGCCACGATGGCCAATGTCGCCATGGCCAGCGTCTCTGCCGACCGCGATTTCCGGAGCATGCTCGGTGTGTCGTTGAGCGGTGCCACGCGCCTGGTGGTGTTCGCTGTGGCAATGATTACCATGGCCGCGCCAGTGTTGCACGCACAGGCAGCCAGCCAGGGTGCACAGCAAGGGGCGCAACAGGGTGCTCAGCGGCCGGTTGTACAGCCGCCTGCGGCGCCGGTGGCTCCTACCGTGGCGCCGGCCGGGGCCGGAGCAGCCACACAGACCGCTCGCCCGGCCGCTGCGGCCGCGACGCCATCGCTGCAGCCGCCGGTGGCCCCCCGCACGCTGGATGCGCCGCCACTGGTGCCGGCCGATCGTCGCAACACGCGCGCTTCGTCGAGCGCGCGTGGCGGCATCACGAACGCCACGGCAAAAGCCCAGTCATCCACGGCCGCCGCACAGCCGCCGCGTGAAGGCAACGGCGCGGCCACGACCAATCGTGGCACCTCCGCGCCACGTCCGATGTCGCAGATGATCACGACACCGGTGCAGGAACCGAACAACAAGGCCGCTGCGGCCAGTCCGGCACCCATCGCCGCCGACGACGCCATCATGCGCATGATGCCGCAGATGGATGTGCAACTGGGCGGCAGTGGCGAAGACGGCGGTCTGCGCCTGAACGGCACCGTGGGCATCGTGGTCATGATGGGGCTGCTCACGCTCCTGCCCACGCTGATGCTGATGATGACGGGTTTCACCCGTATCCTCATCGTGCTGCAGTTCCTCAAGCAGGCCATGGGTACCCAGAGCGCACCGCCGGGAGCCTTGCTGGCCGGCATGGCTCTGTTGCTCACGGGCTTTGTCATGGGCCCGACATTGAGTGAAGTGAATCGCACCGCGATCACGCCCTGGCTCGATGGCCAGATCACTCAGGTGGAAATGATGAAGACGGGTGTGCAGCCGTTGCGCACGTTCATGCTGAAGCAGACGCGCCAGTCGGATGTGGAAACGTTTGTGAAGTTGAGCCGCATGCCGCAGCCGAACACCGTGGATGATGTGCCACTGCACGTGCTCATGTCGGCGTTTGTCGCGAGCGAACTGCGGACGGCGTTTCAGATCGGTTTTGCGATCTATCTGCCGTTCATCATCATCGATGCGGTGGTGGCGTCGGTGCTCATGAGCATGGGTATGTTCATGTTGCCACCGGCCATGATTTCCTTGCCATTCAAATTGCTGCTGTTTGTGCTGGTGGATGGATGGAGTCTCACCATTACCAGTTTGGTGCAGAGCTTCAAGTAA
- a CDS encoding carboxypeptidase-like regulatory domain-containing protein — MVGSIGAWSRGRLLLGTLVIVLAMLSGPAHAVGGLMDAQESPAGSPAPAGDAKLGALVLHIVNAAGAPVASAEVTLRGEKKQDFVQRTDTAGRAVFADLAPGFWVAGVRRLGLKPVSGSLRVGAGQNAYTMRVEDEAMTLVGVRVMGGRDYSPRLYDFERRRLAGLPSAVVTQEQIDRLGPVHISRMLRGMSGLRIGDSSGVTVAISTRGMKPSRPLRGAAPFGLVQCVMRVSVDGIILPALTNIDQIVPKDVHGIEVYYGPARMPPELEGMRTDNWCGLIAIWTRDR; from the coding sequence ATGGTCGGAAGCATTGGTGCCTGGTCGCGAGGCCGGCTTTTGCTGGGAACGCTGGTCATCGTGCTCGCGATGTTGTCCGGGCCGGCGCATGCCGTCGGCGGGCTGATGGACGCTCAGGAATCCCCGGCCGGGTCACCGGCGCCGGCGGGCGATGCCAAGCTCGGAGCATTGGTGCTTCACATCGTGAATGCAGCCGGTGCGCCGGTGGCGTCGGCCGAAGTCACGCTACGTGGTGAGAAGAAGCAGGATTTTGTACAGCGCACCGATACGGCCGGCCGTGCCGTCTTTGCCGATCTCGCGCCGGGTTTCTGGGTCGCGGGTGTTCGGCGACTCGGCCTCAAGCCGGTCAGTGGAAGTCTGCGCGTGGGTGCCGGGCAAAACGCCTACACCATGCGAGTCGAAGACGAGGCGATGACCCTTGTGGGTGTGCGGGTCATGGGCGGCCGCGACTACTCGCCGCGTCTCTACGATTTCGAGCGACGACGGTTGGCCGGATTGCCCAGTGCCGTGGTCACGCAGGAGCAGATCGATCGGCTTGGACCGGTCCACATCTCACGCATGCTGCGTGGCATGTCAGGGCTGCGCATTGGTGACTCGTCAGGCGTGACGGTGGCCATTTCGACGCGGGGCATGAAACCATCGCGGCCGCTGCGAGGGGCGGCGCCGTTCGGTCTGGTGCAGTGTGTGATGCGGGTGTCGGTCGACGGGATCATCCTGCCGGCGCTCACCAACATCGACCAGATCGTGCCGAAGGATGTACATGGCATCGAGGTGTACTACGGACCGGCGCGCATGCCGCCGGAGCTCGAGGGGATGCGCACGGACAATTGGTGCGGATTGATTGCGATCTGGACGCGGGATCGGTAG
- a CDS encoding flagellar biosynthetic protein FliR has translation MGADLIFGLPDFSAPGVATALVLTALRIGGLLLIAPAWSAKSVPMKLRTAMLVLFAVLLLPTALATTDRATLAITPATFLAETAIGFAFGFAAALVIAGAEFAGELMTTTIGLSGAAIFDPVNNTQGAIFGSFMQLMALTLLLITGGHIVMIEAIAKSFSVLPLGAPIDMQAGFLALTKAGGTIFATGLQFAAPVIAAILVTNIALAILGRAAPQLQIMSLAFPLQIGIGLLTFAGSVGLIVHALGEWTTPYGKTIDAFVRGARVATVQTTSVQTAPRLPAMSQGAAVAPSAEGR, from the coding sequence ATGGGCGCCGATCTGATCTTCGGACTCCCCGATTTCTCCGCCCCTGGCGTCGCGACAGCCCTCGTGCTGACCGCGCTCCGTATTGGCGGCCTGCTGCTCATCGCCCCTGCCTGGTCGGCCAAGAGTGTGCCGATGAAGCTGCGCACCGCGATGCTCGTGCTCTTTGCCGTCCTGTTGCTCCCCACGGCACTGGCCACCACCGACCGCGCTACGCTCGCGATCACACCGGCCACTTTTCTGGCTGAGACCGCTATCGGATTCGCGTTCGGTTTTGCGGCCGCACTGGTAATTGCCGGCGCAGAGTTCGCTGGCGAACTGATGACCACCACGATCGGCCTCTCCGGCGCGGCCATCTTCGACCCGGTCAACAACACCCAGGGCGCCATCTTCGGCTCCTTCATGCAGCTCATGGCGCTCACGCTCCTGCTGATCACCGGCGGCCACATCGTCATGATCGAGGCCATCGCCAAGAGCTTTTCCGTGCTGCCGCTGGGCGCACCCATCGACATGCAGGCCGGCTTTCTGGCCCTGACCAAGGCTGGCGGCACCATCTTCGCCACCGGTCTGCAATTCGCCGCTCCGGTCATCGCGGCCATTCTCGTTACGAACATCGCGCTGGCCATCCTCGGCCGTGCAGCGCCGCAGCTTCAGATCATGAGCCTGGCCTTCCCGCTGCAGATCGGCATTGGCCTGCTCACCTTCGCCGGTTCCGTCGGACTCATCGTGCACGCACTCGGTGAATGGACGACGCCCTACGGCAAGACCATTGATGCATTTGTGCGGGGAGCCCGTGTGGCGACGGTCCAGACGACGAGCGTCCAGACGGCCCCACGTCTGCCGGCCATGAGCCAAGGGGCTGCCGTTGCCCCTTCCGCCGAGGGGCGTTGA
- the fliN gene encoding flagellar motor switch protein FliN, whose translation MNPAEIDALVASAQAAKAAGQPISSLKEETVAAAPQARAPQLTDFEQTMLGTTEVPIGMLLDLTLPVSIELGRTSMTVQEILRLGRGSVIQLDRLAGEPIDIYVGDRRFAEGEVVVLGEHFGVRITRVLANPTASAAVNAA comes from the coding sequence ATGAATCCCGCCGAAATCGACGCGCTCGTCGCCAGCGCCCAGGCGGCCAAGGCTGCCGGGCAACCGATCTCGTCGCTCAAGGAAGAGACGGTCGCCGCCGCGCCGCAGGCTCGGGCGCCGCAGCTCACCGACTTCGAGCAGACGATGCTCGGCACCACCGAAGTGCCGATCGGCATGCTGCTCGATCTCACCTTGCCCGTGTCGATCGAACTCGGTCGCACCAGCATGACGGTGCAGGAAATTCTGCGCCTCGGTCGTGGCTCGGTGATTCAGCTCGACCGCCTCGCGGGTGAACCGATCGACATCTACGTCGGCGACCGTCGCTTCGCGGAAGGCGAAGTGGTGGTGCTGGGCGAACACTTCGGCGTGCGCATCACGCGCGTGCTGGCCAACCCGACGGCCTCCGCCGCCGTCAACGCCGCATAA